A region of Bacteroidota bacterium DNA encodes the following proteins:
- a CDS encoding biopolymer transporter ExbD, whose protein sequence is MAEIIENDSGSGKEGGRRKPKKMGANIDMTPMVDLMCLLITFFMLTTAFSKPKVMDITMPEKDKSEKPEEATNKVAANRTWSVLLTSDDRIYWYYHFDVPEGQEPTVAVLHKTDYSKDGIRKFLLEKNDLTVKEISELKDKVKTGALVMSNDTLNAKIKGIKKKYNTLKKSPIILIKADETAKYRNLVDIIDEMAIANIASYAVVDLSPKEIEILKSAPK, encoded by the coding sequence ATGGCCGAAATAATTGAAAATGACAGTGGGTCTGGTAAAGAAGGTGGCCGGCGCAAACCAAAAAAAATGGGTGCCAATATTGACATGACACCTATGGTTGACCTTATGTGCTTGCTTATTACATTCTTCATGCTCACAACGGCATTCAGCAAACCCAAGGTTATGGATATCACCATGCCTGAGAAGGATAAGAGCGAGAAACCTGAGGAAGCAACCAATAAAGTTGCGGCCAACCGTACATGGTCTGTCCTTCTTACAAGCGATGACCGCATTTACTGGTATTACCATTTTGACGTTCCCGAAGGTCAGGAACCTACTGTTGCTGTGCTGCATAAAACAGATTACAGCAAAGACGGTATCCGCAAGTTCTTACTTGAAAAGAACGACCTTACCGTAAAAGAAATCTCGGAACTTAAAGACAAGGTGAAAACCGGTGCGCTTGTAATGTCAAACGACACCTTGAATGCCAAAATTAAGGGTATCAAGAAAAAATACAATACCCTTAAAAAATCGCCGATTATCCTTATCAAGGCAGACGAAACCGCCAAATACCGCAATCTGGTTGACATTATTGATGAAATGGCTATTGCCAACATCGCCAGCTATGCTGTAGTTGACCTATCGCCTAAAGAGATTGAAATTTTGAAGTCTGCCCCCAAGTGA
- a CDS encoding biopolymer transporter ExbD has protein sequence MSKIKLKRQSPHVDMTPMVDLFSLLLTFFMLTTSFRPQEAAVIDTPFSVSEKSAPDKNLITVYITKENKVFFDMTNSGNTADKKVADTAAHYRLKLIKSINDQKNLGMTAKDFAKFEQSSSFGMPFDKVRLWLNETDGKKKELLQTGIPIDTVDNQLGLWVRYARITNQFAEVAIKGDGNSDYKTVKRVMDILQENKVNKFSLVTNLRKEETDQK, from the coding sequence ATGTCAAAAATCAAATTAAAAAGGCAATCACCGCATGTGGACATGACACCCATGGTGGATTTGTTCTCATTGCTGCTGACCTTCTTCATGCTTACCACGTCGTTCAGGCCACAAGAAGCTGCCGTTATCGATACACCATTCTCGGTTTCAGAAAAATCTGCACCCGATAAGAACCTTATCACGGTGTATATCACCAAAGAGAACAAGGTGTTTTTCGATATGACAAACAGCGGAAACACGGCCGATAAAAAAGTGGCAGATACCGCGGCGCATTACCGCTTGAAGCTGATTAAAAGTATCAACGACCAGAAAAACCTCGGAATGACTGCCAAGGATTTTGCGAAGTTTGAACAAAGCTCTTCATTCGGTATGCCATTCGATAAAGTGCGGTTATGGCTGAATGAGACCGATGGTAAGAAGAAAGAACTGCTCCAAACCGGTATCCCTATCGATACGGTTGACAATCAGCTCGGACTTTGGGTGCGTTATGCCCGTATCACCAACCAGTTTGCCGAAGTGGCAATTAAAGGGGATGGAAATTCTGACTACAAAACCGTCAAAAGAGTGATGGATATCCTGCAGGAAAACAAGGTAAATAAATTCAGCCTTGTTACTAACCTCAGGAAAGAAGAAACAGATCAGAAATAA
- a CDS encoding MotA/TolQ/ExbB proton channel family protein, with product MSKKNGQGQSLASTLASVFASGAILIAFIVSVIVYKYVMGNPVNFEGLNPEGHPLPGNYLAMIYKGGFIVPLLMTCVLTVLIFTIERAVMLRKARGKGRIDTFVKGIQGFLATEKIDDAITACDTQKGSVGNVMKAGLKKYKELKGETTLDKDQKVLSLQKDLEESTALELPMLSKNLVILSTLASISVLIGLIGTVLGMIKAFAALATAGSPDALALATGISEALINTAFGITGSTLAIVFYNYYSNKIDRLTFKIDEAGFSLVQTFAAFAK from the coding sequence ATGAGCAAGAAAAACGGACAAGGACAGAGCTTAGCGAGCACATTGGCATCAGTTTTTGCATCAGGTGCTATCTTGATTGCTTTTATCGTGTCAGTAATTGTGTACAAATATGTCATGGGAAATCCCGTGAATTTTGAAGGTTTGAATCCTGAGGGGCACCCACTGCCCGGCAACTACCTCGCAATGATTTACAAAGGCGGATTCATTGTTCCCCTTCTGATGACCTGCGTACTCACAGTTTTGATTTTCACTATTGAAAGAGCAGTTATGCTGCGCAAAGCCAGAGGTAAAGGTCGTATCGATACTTTCGTAAAAGGTATTCAGGGCTTTCTCGCAACTGAAAAAATTGACGACGCTATCACTGCCTGCGATACACAAAAAGGTTCTGTTGGCAACGTTATGAAAGCCGGTCTGAAAAAATACAAAGAACTCAAAGGTGAAACCACCCTCGACAAAGACCAGAAAGTACTTTCACTGCAGAAAGACCTCGAAGAATCAACTGCACTTGAACTGCCGATGCTCTCCAAAAATCTCGTGATTCTGTCAACACTGGCCTCTATCTCCGTACTTATCGGTCTTATCGGTACTGTACTCGGTATGATCAAGGCTTTTGCTGCTTTGGCTACTGCCGGCTCACCCGATGCTCTTGCTCTTGCAACCGGTATTTCGGAAGCTCTTATCAATACTGCATTTGGTATCACAGGCTCAACCCTGGCTATTGTTTTCTACAATTACTATTCAAATAAAATTGACAGACTGACCTTCAAAATCGACGAAGCAGGATTTAGCCTGGTTCAGACATTTGCTGCTTTTGCCAAGTAA